A genome region from Anastrepha ludens isolate Willacy chromosome 3, idAnaLude1.1, whole genome shotgun sequence includes the following:
- the LOC128858725 gene encoding uncharacterized protein LOC128858725: MAKWFILSALLLASCAVHGKPTFGKEHVHIRIHLADEHGDHGHGGGGGHGYGGGGGHDDIIGPLTGGLLGGGLIGGGHGGGGGHGHGGGGGHHETIILDGGGHGGGGGGGGHGHGGGGGAHHETIILDAGGYGGGGGGGGHGHGGGGGGGHHETIILDGGGHGGGHGGGHGGGHGGGHGGGHGGGHGGGHGGGAETHTLIISDAGGHGGHGGSGGGGYGGGYSAGGHGGHGGGAAHVDTYAIIKESGSGYSAGGHGGYGGGGGGSGGDSHHLAKIAALAATTGGSHSSGGGGYSGGGYGGGGHDASHLAAVAAAADASGHGGSGGGGYGGGGHDASHLAAVAAAADASGHGGSGGGYGGGGYGGGGHGGGHLAAVAAAVDASGHGGSGGGYGGGGYSSGGDAHSIANIAAIAASSDSHGSGGGGGGYGGSSYGGGGHDDAKIAAIAASSSSGSSGYGGGGYSGGGHSGGGGYSGGGYSGGGGYGGGGGGGHVDTAIVASAASAHSGSSGGGGGGGGYNYAPSSGSGWQSSGSGWQSSGSGGWATSGGGGGIGWYKR, translated from the exons ATGGCCAAGTGGTTCATT TTGAGCGCTTTACTGCTAGCCAGTTGTGCGGTGCATGGTAAGCCCACATTCGGCAAGGAACACGTACATATTCGCATCCATCTGGCCGATGAACATGGTGATCATGGTCATGGAGGCGGTGGTGGCCATGGATATGGCGGTGGCGGTGGACATGATGACATAATCGGACCATTAACAGGTGGACTATTGGGCGGTGGCCTCATCGGTGGTGGTCATGGCGGGGGTGGCGGCCACGGTCACGGTGGCGGTGGTGGTCATCACGAAACCATCATTTTAGATGGTGGTGGTCacggtggtggtggcggtggtggaGGTCATGGGCACGGCGGCGGCGGTGGTGCTCATCATGAAACCATTATTTTAGATGCTGGAGGTTATGGTGGTGGTGGCGGAGGTGGAGGTCATGGAcacggcggcggcggcggcggtggtCATCATGAAACCATCATTTTAGATGGTGGTGGTCATGGTGGCGGACATGGCGGCGGACACGGTGGCGGTCATGGTGGTGGTCATGGTGGTGGTCATGGTGGCGGTCACGGTGGTGGTCATGGAGGTGGTGCTGAAACTCATACTCTTATCATATCGGACGCAGGCGGTCATGGTGGACACGGTGGTAGCGGTGGCGGCGGCTACGGTGGCGGATACAGTGCAGGCGGACATGGCGGTCATGGCGGTGGGGCAGCTCACGTGGATACTTATGCCATCATTAAAGAATCTGGTAGTGGTTATAGTGCAGGCGGTCATGGTGGATATGGCGGTGGCGGCGGCGGCAGTGGCGGTGATTCACATCACTTAGCTAAGATAGCAGCATTGGCGGCAACAACTGGTGGATCCCACAGCAGCGGCGGGGGCGGTTATAGTGGTGGCGGCTATGGCGGTGGCGGTCATGATGCCAGCCATTTAGCAGCGGTGGCAGCCGCAGCAGATGCATCCGGACATGGAggcagtggtggtggtggctACGGCGGTGGCGGTCATGATGCCAGCCATTTAGCAGCGGTGGCAGCCGCAGCAGATGCATCCGGACATGGAGGCAGTGGTGGCGGTTATGGTGGTGGTGGCTACGGCGGAGGCGGTCATGGTGGAGGTCATTTAGCTGCAGTGGCAGCCGCAGTGGATGCATCCGGACATGGTGGCAGCGGCGGAGGTTATGGTGGAGGCGGTTACAGCAGCGGCGGTGACGCACATTCGATTGCCAACATTGCAGCAATAGCAGCTTCAAGCGACTCACACGGTagtggcggcggcggcggcggctaTGGCGGCAGCAGTTATGGTGGCGGTGGACACGATGATGCCAAGATTGCAGCGATCGCCGCATCCTCCAGCAGCGGTTCTAGCGGCTATGGCGGCGGTGGTTACAGTGGCGGAGGCCACAGTGGAGGCGGCGGCTACAGCGGTGGAGGCTACAGTGGTGGTGGTGGCTACGGCGGTGGTGGCGGCGGCGGTCATGTCGACACAGCTATTGTCGCCTCAGCAGCTAGCGCGCACAGCGGCTCaagcggcggcggcggcggcggtggaGGCTACAATTATGCACCATCGTCCGGTAGCGGCTGGCAATCGTCTGGTAGCGGATGGCAATCATCTGGCAGCGGCGGTTGGGCGACGTCAGGCGGTGGCGGCGGCATCGGCTGGTACAAACGCTGA